The Plectropomus leopardus isolate mb unplaced genomic scaffold, YSFRI_Pleo_2.0 unplaced_scaffold19486, whole genome shotgun sequence region aattattgaagttattttgtattgttttttgtgcttttttcttgttggacattcatgttttcattgttgttattaatatATAAAGAGTGGTGGATGAAAGTGCATCTTGCTGTTATTGTGGGTAAAACAGCAGCTCGGCGTGTTGAGGTCGGTacctgcagctgctcctccatcaCGCTCGCCACCTCTCCCGCCATCGACTCCAGTTTGTCCTGAATGGCGCCGACGCACGCTCCACTGGAGCCGCCGCTCTGCAGGTGGTACAGGTTAGGGAGCAGctggagggagacagacagagacggcGGTCTTTCtccctggctttttttaatttccgaGTTTTTCGTCAGTAGAACATTTCAGGCTCTGAAAACTCAAAATCCACTTTGCTGAGCCAAAGTAAATGAACTGCAAGTTTGTATTTAATAATCATGTTGAGGCTAAGTTACACCAGCAAAGGTTTGAGCCAGATTGATATATAGTATGTTATTTTAGTGgtaatgttttttcaatttttttgaaaaaaatccaatttttaaataatttagtcattaattttacctttataTCTTATCCCttcactcttttattgtaaatctgtatcttttattatccttttatattttattgctctgtaaatgtttgcatttgtatattttaaattggGTGAGCAAACCTCTCCGTATCAGCTGAACTCTGTTTAATTTTAGTTTGCATCAGTAAACAGATTTGACCTAACCTTAGTTTGAAATAATCCTTGTTGGTGCAGCCCAGCCTCACTCATTAAATTTTAAAGAATGTGAAGTTATTGTTGCCGCTGAAGCCGTCACACGTTGTGGTCACGAGGTTGTGACGTCGTCTTACTGTTTTGGAGTTTCTGGCGTCTTTCATGAAGTTTTCTGCGACCTTCATGTCCTCCTGCACAGAGCTGGTCTCAGTGAACCTCAGAGAGTTCAGGTGGTCCTGCACCTTCACACACATCATGTCCATCatctgcagcacagagaggtcagaggtcaacacATTTAACCCTCAGAAGCCGGGACAGATGTCGTTCTTTTTCATGCTGCGTTCAGGCGCCTTTCACCTGCTATTTAAGATTTAAgcccttaaaacc contains the following coding sequences:
- the LOC121965303 gene encoding F-actin-uncapping protein LRRC16A-like, with the translated sequence MMDMMCVKVQDHLNSLRFTETSSVQEDMKVAENFMKDARNSKTLLPNLYHLQSGGSSGACVGAIQDKLESMAGEVASVMEEQLQ